The following are encoded in a window of Microcaecilia unicolor chromosome 14, aMicUni1.1, whole genome shotgun sequence genomic DNA:
- the SEMA4A gene encoding semaphorin-4A, with translation MPSAMPSRVICLLWSFLLPASVCADLLPRVTFPYGDPRRSLNSFSQSGVSNYDVFLLSEDEQVLYVGARDSVLSLNTSDTIGPPLQMLSQIHWKPSPEQIQSCVSKAKSKETECFNFIRVLVRMNQTHLYSCGTSAFSPSCTYIDLSSFSLVRHSNGLPLTMEGKGQSPFDPRHKHTAILVDDELYTGTMNNFQGNEPIIYRSLGAKTSLKTDSALGWLHTDASFVASFNPSGTLGSDKVYFFFEETAKEYDFFEKLTVSRVARVCKNDVGGEKVLQKKWTTFLKAQLLCSLPGHFPLNVIHHTALVQTSEENAIFYGVFTSQWHMGGSGSSAICAFTLEDIERVFNGNYKELNKDSLKWTTYSGPLSNPRPGSCSKGTSSDQDLSFMKEHYLMEQKVHPSGGHPLLIKQNTRYIKIAIHQTPGTSGNLYTVMFLGTDKGALHKAVVLDGNRGSHIIEEIQLFPEPEAVQNLVLAQKKGILYVGFSKGVLQVRLANCSVYSSCSDCILARDPYCAWDGHSHMCRETHPANENMKAWLQDIEFGNPNATCEVSKGRGAQRPESTWVQVENVTVPLNSIVKLHCPQLSALANYTWTQPQRRGPEEQVMVFREALRFVVNLNTLGLYECWASENGFRYQVARYWVMGPNRTGTIEVVPGQALENGGYSERSPSNNVQSYWSQFVTVTVLLSLTVAGILALALFSYHEKVKAKSKVQGCSTPETAKLSHGEQPQEKAPLNVGHMTGGPEFQNGGYQTSANSRQSCCLQVEGTYEVMDLDNNRLNLTAADGETTKDSDSKMD, from the exons GGGACCCCAGGAGAAGTTTGAACAGTTTCAGCCAGAGCGGTGTCTCCAACTATGACGTCTTCCTCCTCAGTGAAGACGAGCAGGTTCTGTACGTGGGTGCCCGAGACTCCGTCCTCTCCCTCAACACCAGCGACACCATAGGACCACCGCTGCAGATGCTG AGTCAGATCCACTGGAAGCCATCTCCTGAGCAGATACAAAGCTGTGTATCCAAGGCCAAAAGCAAGGAG accgAATGTTTTAACTTCATCCGGGTGCTTGTTCGGATGAACCAGACTCACCTGTACAGCTGTGGAACCAGTGCCTTCAGCCCCAGCTGTACTTACATT GATCTAAGCAGCTTCTCGCTGGTCCGCCACAGCAATGGGCTCCCCCTGACtatggaagggaagggacagtCACCCTTCGATCCCCGCCATAAGCACACCGCGATCCTGGTGG ATGATGAGCTGTACACGGGCACCATGAATAATTTTCAAGGCAACGAGCCCATCATCTACCGGAGCCTTGGGGCGAAGACTTCCCTGAAGACCGATTCCGCCCTGGGCTGGCTTCACA CGGATGCTTCCTTCGTGGCCTCCTTCAACCCATCTGGGACCCTTGGCAGTGACAAAGTCTACTTTTTTTTCGAAGAAACTGCCAAGGAGTATGATTTCTTTGAGAAGCTGACGGTCTCCAGGGTGGCTCGTGTTTGTAAA AATGACGTTGGTGGGGAGAAGGTACTTCAGAAGAAGTGGACGACCTTTCTGAAAGCCCAGCTGCTCTGCTCCCTCCCTGGCCACTTCCCCTTGAATGTCATCCACCACACTGCACTGGTGCAGACGTCGGAGGAAAATGCCATCTTCTATGGAGTCTTCACATCCCAATG GCATATGGGAGGTTCTGGAAGTTCTGCCATCTGTGCCTTCACCCTGGAGGACATTGAAAGGGTGTTTAACGGAAACTACAAGGAACTGAACAAGGATAGCTTGAAATGGACCACCTACTCCGGCCCGCTGTCCAACCCTCGCCCCGGCAGC tgCTCCAAAGGCACCTCCTCCGACCAAGATCTCTCTTTTATGAAGGAGCATTATTTGATGGAGCAGAAAGTTCATCCCAGCGGCGGGCACCCTCTCCTAATTAAACAGAATACCAGATACATCAAGATTGCAATCCACCAGACCCCTGGCACCTCAGGCAACCTCTACACAGTCATGTTTCTTGGAACAG ACAAAGGCGCCTTGCATAAAGCCGTTGTTTTGGATGGAAATCGAGGCTCTCACATTATTGAGGAGATCCAGCTGTTCCCGGAGCCCGAAGCTGTCCAAAACCTGGTACTGGCCCAGAAAA AGGGAATACTCTATGTGGGCTTTTCCAAAGGAGTTCTCCAAGTGCGCCTGGCCAACTGCAGTGTGTACAGTAGCTGCTCTGACTGCATTTTAGCCAGGGATCCTTACTGTGCATGGGACGGCCACAGCCACATGTGCCGGGAGACCCACCCAGCCAATGAAAACAT GAAAGCCTGGCTGCAGGACATTGAATTTGGAAATCCGAATGCTACGTGCGAGGTCTCCAAAGGAAGAGGTGCCCAGAGACCAGAGAGCACATGGGTGCAAG TGGAAAACGTTACAGTGCCTCTGAACTCCATAGTGAAActccactgcccccaactgtccGCACTGGCCAACTACACCTGGACACAGCCACAGAGGAGGGGACCGGAGGAGCAAGTCATGGTTTTTAGAGAAGCTCTGCGGTTTGTCGTGAATTTGAACACCTTGGGCTTGTACGAGTGCTGGGCCAGTGAGAATGGATTCCGTTACCAAGTGGCGCGATACTGGGTCATGGGCCCGAACAGGACAGGCACGATTGAGGTTGTGCCAGGGCAGGCGCTGGAGAATGGTGGCTACAGTGAAAGGTCTCCTAGCAACAATGTCCAGTCTTACTGGTCTCAGTTTGTCACAGTGACCGTCCTATTGAGCTTAACCGTGGCGGGAATTCTGGCTTTGGCCCTCTTTTCTTACCACGAAAAAGTCAAGGCCAAAAGCAAAGTGCAGGGCTGCAGCACGCCAGAGACGGCCAAGCTATCGCATGGCGAGCAACCGCAGGAGAAGGCGCCGCTGAACGTAGGCCACATGACGGGAGGGCCTGAATTTCAAAATGGAGGCTACCAGACAAGTGCAAATAGCCGTCAGTCGTGCTGCCTCCAGGTGGAAGGAACTTATGAGGTGATGGACCTAGACAATAACAGGCTAAACCTCACAGCCGCCGACGGAGAAACCACCAAAGATTCAGATTCTAAAATGGACTAG